The Cynocephalus volans isolate mCynVol1 chromosome 2, mCynVol1.pri, whole genome shotgun sequence genome window below encodes:
- the LOC134371161 gene encoding disintegrin and metalloproteinase domain-containing protein 1-like produces MSATASVRDSTSFLSSLQKPHPVLYEAMNVLQTWAPQMKGLKLGLVPGLSCVRLGTMLLLGMIFLPCIYCGMESLDSSSYEMVIPKRLTVKGSEDPVKKASYSLFMQGQEEVIHLKVKTDDFMNNFPVYSYHSGILRQEMPYIAHDCHYEGYIEGVPGSFVSVNTCAGLRGILIKEERSYGIKPMNSSKRFEHVLYTMAHQARVSCSVTSKDKQVVSTSRQQGSRKPHNVQALSYLWSHTKYVEMFVVVDNQRFQMWGSNINETVQRVVDIIAVANSFTRGINTEVVLAGMEIWTEGDLIEVPVDLQVTLRNFNSWRRENLFHRVKHDVAHMIVGHHPGENMGQAFLNGACSSGFAAAVESFHHEDVLLFAALMVHELGHNLGIRHDHSACICKDKHLCLMHENITKASGFSNCSSDSFYQFLHEHKGACLFNKPWHKGRMRRSSRCGNGVVEDWEQCDCGSACHLDPCCDPVCKLKESAECGHGLCCTDCTFRRKGFLCRPSQDECDLPEYCNGMSAECPADSYKQDGTLCDRIHYCSGGQCKNPDKQCTNIYGYPARSAPEDCYSSMNKKGDRFGNCGHPTAAQPGYVQCADDNIFCGKLICTDVRYVSSIQPQHTVIQVPHKDDWCWSMDAHNGSDIPDYGDVQGGTYCAPNKVCINYSCIHHSVLNYDCKPEEMCHGKGVCNNLRHCHCEFGFAPPDCQNPGNGGSVDSGPPGQPGDRIPSIDESKSHRVSRVNAHRGVESKDEDKSLGKIVYIIPVFLLALFLGLIIVASIGSRKEISQCSQGDLEETSEEVVPEQDIGKGLEEPESENE; encoded by the coding sequence ATGTCAGCAACAGCCTCAGTGAGAGACTCTACCTCCTTCTTGTCTTCTCTACAGAAACCCCACCCGGTTTTGTATGAGGCTATGAATGTACTTCAGACTTGGGCTCCCCAGATGAAAGGTCTGAAGCTGGGACTAGTGCCAGGTCTTTCATGTGTCAGGTTGGGGACCATGTTGCTCTTGGGGATGATTTTTCTCCCATGTATATACTGTGGCATGGAATCGCTGGATTCTTCTTCCTATGAAATGGTCATCCCCAAGAGGCTGACAGTCAAAGGAAGTGAAGACCCAGTGAAGAAGGCTTCCTATTCGCTATTTATGCAGGGCCAGGAAGAGGTGATTCATCTAAAAGTGAAGACGGACGATTTTATGAATAACTTCCCAGTCTACAGTTACCACAGTGGCATCCTGCGTCAAGAAATGCCTTACATCGCACATGACTGCCACTATGAAGGCTACATAGAAGGAGTGCCAGGTTCTTTTGTGTCCGTCAACACCTGTGCAGGCCTCAGGGGCATCCTGATTAAGGAAGAAAGATCCTATGGCATTAAACCCATGAACTCTTCCAAACGGTTTGAACATGTGTTGTACACCATGGCACATCAAGCTAGAGTCTCCTGTAGTGTCACTTCCAAAGACAAGCAGGTGGTGTCCACCAGCCGGCAACAAGGGAGCAGGAAGCCTCATAATGTACAGGCACTGTCCTACTTGTGGTCGCACACCAAGTACGTGGAGATGTTTGTCGTGGTCGACAACCAGCGGTTTCAGATGTGGGGCAGTAACATCAATGAGACAGTCCAGAGAGTAGTGGACATTATTGCTGTGGCCAACAGCTTCACTAGGGGAATAAACACAGAGGTGGTGCTGGCTGGAATGGAGATTTGGACCGAGGGGGACCTAATAGAGGTCCCGGTGGATCTGCAAGTTACACTCAGGAATTTCAACAGCTGGAGACGAGAGAATCTCTTCCATCGTGTGAAGCATGATGTTGCCCACATGATCGTCGGGCATCATCCTGGGGAGAATATGGGCCAGGCATTTCTCAATGGTGCCTGTTCAAGCGGTTTTGCGGCAGCTGTTGAATCCTTCCATCATGAAGACGTCCTTCTGTTTGCAGCGCTCATGGTCCATGAGCTCGGGCACAACCTGGGTATTCGGCACGACCACTCGGCCTGCATTTGTAAAGATAAGCACCTTTGCCTCATGCATGAAAATATCACTAAAGCAAGTGGCTTCAGCAACTGCAGCTCTGACTCCTTTTACCAGTTCCTTCATGAACACAAAGGGGCCTGCCTATTTAACAAGCCATGGCACAAAGGCCGCATGCGTAGGTCCTCCCGCTGTGGAAATGGTGTGGTGGAGGACTGGGAGCAGTGTGACTGTGGCTCTGCCTGTCACCTTGATCCATGCTGTGATCCAGTATGTAAACTGAAGGAGAGTGCTGAATGTGGTCACGGACTCTGCTGTACTGACTGCACCTTCAGAAGGAAGGGGTTTTTATGCCGTCCTTCTCAGGATGAGTGTGACCTCCCAGAGTATTGTAACGGTATGTCTGCAGAATGCCCCGCAGACAGCTACAAGCAAGATGGCACATTGTGTGATAGAATCCACTATTGCTCTGGGGGTCAGTGTAAGAACCCTGATAAGCAATGCACGAATATATATGGGTACCCTGCAAGATCTGCCCCAGAAGACTGTTACAGTTCAATGAACAAGAAAGGTGACCGGTTTGGAAACTGTGGCCATCCCACTGCGGCTCAGCCAGGATATGTTCAGTGTGCAGATGATAACATATTTTGTGGGAAACTTATATGTACAGACGTTAGGTATGTGTCATCAATCCAACCTCAACATACAGTGATCCAGGTCCCTCACAAAGATGACTGGTGCTGGAGCATGGATGCCCATAATGGTTCCGACATCCCTGATTATGGAGATGTTCAGGGAGGCACTTATTGTGCTCCAAACAAAGTCTGCATTAATTACTCCTGCATTCATCACTCTGTGCTCAACTATGACTGTAAACCAGAGGAAATGTGTCATGGGAAAGGAGTCTGCAACAATTTAAGGCACTGCCACTGTGAGTTTGGCTTTGCCCCCCCTGACTGTCAAAATCCAGGAAATGGGGGTAGTGTGGACAGTGGACCCCCGGGTCAGCCAGGTGATCGAATTCCAAGTATTGATGAAAGTAAAAGTCATAGAGTTAGTCGTGTTAATGCGCACAGAGGTGTTGAGAGCAAGGATGAAGACAAAAGCCTTGGGAAGATAGTGTACATAATCCCTGTATTTCTTTTAGCATTATTTTTAGGCCTAATTATTGTTGCCAGTATTGGGTCTAGAAAGGAGATATCACAGTGCTCACAGGGTGACCTAGAAGAAACCTCCGAAGAGGTTGTTCCAGAGCAGGATATAGGCAAAGGACTGGAAGAACCAGAGTCAGAAAATGAGTAG
- the LOC134366711 gene encoding disintegrin and metalloproteinase domain-containing protein 1-like yields the protein MSVLTSLKESASILPSLWKNQVTFKEAKIKFETWAPQKWHLRLGRVPLPSCVQVGVLMLVVIFLPSIYCHLGSVYYSFYEIIIPKRLTVQERDNTVKKASYSLFMQGQEEVIHLKVKTDDFMNNFPVYSYHSGILRQEMPYIAHDCHYEGYIEGVPGSFVSVNTCAGLRGILIKEERSYGIKPMNSSKRFEHVLYTMAHQARVSCSVTSKDKQVVSTSRQQGSRKPHNVQALSYLWSHTKYVEMFVVVDNQRFHMWGSNINETVQRVVDIIAVANSFTRGINTEVVLAGMEIWTEGDLIEVPVDLQVTLRNFNSWRRENLFHRVKHDVAHMIVGHHPGENMGQAFLNGACSSGFAAAVESFHHEDVLMFAALMVHELGHNLGIRHDHSACICKDKHLCLMHENITKASGFSNCSSDSFYQFLHEHKGACLFNKPWHKGRMRRSSRCGNGVVEDWEQCDCGSACHLDPCCDPVCKLKESAECGHGLCCTDCTFRRKGFLCRPSQDECDLPEYCNGMSAECPADSYKQDGTLCDRIHYCSGGQCKNPDKQCTNIYGYPARSAPEDCYSSMNKKGDRFGNCGHPTAAQPGYVQCADDNIFCGKLICTDVRYVSSIQPQHTVIQVPHKDDWCWSMDAHNGSDIPDYGDVQGGTYCAPNKVCINYSCIHHSVLNYDCKPEEMCHGKGVCNNLRHCHCEFGFAPPDCQNPGNGGSVDSGPPGQPGDKNVTTNVTERGSSSRHERSSEDINITLLLLIIPIFLVVLLCGLLILAYLWSEVKAVVVEPEESSEESTTLESELTSADMVPPPEAAPPPEEPPPPEAAPPPEAAPPPEAAPPPEAAPPPEAAPPPEAAPPPESAPPPESAPPPEAAPPPEAAPPPESAPPPESAPPPEAAPPPQ from the coding sequence ATGTCAGTGTTGACATCTTTGAAAGAATCTGCCTCCATCTTGCCTTCCCTGTGGAAAAACCAAGTAACCTTCAAAGAGGCTAAGATAAAGTTTGAGACGTGGGCTCCACAGAAGTGGCACTTGAGGCTGGGGCGAGTGCCATTACCTTCATGTGTCCAGGTAGGAGTCTTGATGCTGGTAGTGATTTTTCTACCTAGTATATACTGTCACTTGGGATCAGTATATTACTCTTTCTATGAAATAATTATTCCCAAGAGGCTGACAGTCCAGGAAAGGGATAACACAGTGAAAAAAGCATCCTATTCGCTATTTATGCAGGGCCAGGAAGAGGTGATTCATCTAAAAGTGAAGACGGACGATTTTATGAATAACTTCCCAGTCTACAGTTACCACAGTGGCATCCTGCGTCAAGAAATGCCTTACATCGCACATGACTGCCACTATGAAGGCTACATAGAAGGAGTGCCAGGTTCTTTTGTGTCTGTCAACACCTGTGCAGGCCTCAGGGGCATCCTGATTAAGGAAGAAAGATCCTATGGCATTAAACCCATGAACTCTTCCAAACGGTTTGAACATGTGTTGTACACCATGGCACATCAAGCTAGAGTCTCCTGTAGTGTCACTTCCAAAGACAAGCAGGTGGTGTCCACCAGCCGGCAACAAGGGAGCAGGAAGCCTCATAATGTACAGGCACTGTCCTACTTGTGGTCGCACACCAAGTACGTGGAGATGTTTGTCGTGGTCGACAACCAGCGGTTTCATATGTGGGGCAGTAACATCAATGAGACAGTCCAGAGAGTAGTGGACATTATTGCTGTGGCCAACAGCTTCACTAGGGGAATAAACACAGAGGTGGTGCTGGCTGGAATGGAGATTTGGACCGAGGGGGACCTAATAGAGGTCCCGGTGGATCTGCAAGTTACACTCAGGAATTTCAACAGCTGGAGACGAGAGAATCTCTTCCATCGTGTGAAGCATGATGTTGCCCACATGATCGTCGGGCATCATCCTGGGGAGAATATGGGCCAGGCATTTCTCAATGGTGCCTGTTCAAGCGGTTTTGCGGCAGCTGTTGAATCCTTCCATCATGAAGACGTCCTTATGTTTGCAGCGCTCATGGTCCATGAGCTCGGGCACAACCTGGGTATTCGGCACGACCACTCGGCCTGCATTTGTAAAGATAAGCACCTTTGCCTCATGCATGAAAATATCACTAAAGCAAGTGGCTTCAGCAACTGCAGCTCTGACTCCTTTTACCAGTTCCTTCATGAACACAAAGGGGCCTGCCTATTTAACAAGCCATGGCACAAAGGCCGCATGCGTAGGTCCTCCCGCTGTGGAAATGGTGTGGTGGAGGACTGGGAGCAGTGTGACTGTGGCTCTGCCTGTCACCTTGATCCATGCTGTGATCCAGTATGTAAACTGAAGGAGAGTGCTGAATGTGGTCACGGACTCTGCTGTACTGACTGCACCTTCAGAAGGAAGGGGTTTTTATGCCGTCCTTCTCAGGATGAGTGTGACCTCCCAGAGTATTGTAACGGTATGTCTGCAGAATGCCCCGCAGACAGCTACAAGCAAGATGGCACATTGTGTGATAGAATCCACTATTGCTCTGGGGGTCAGTGTAAGAACCCTGATAAGCAATGCACGAATATATATGGGTACCCTGCAAGATCTGCCCCAGAAGACTGTTACAGTTCAATGAACAAGAAAGGTGACCGGTTTGGAAACTGTGGCCATCCCACTGCGGCTCAGCCAGGATATGTTCAGTGTGCAGATGATAACATATTTTGTGGGAAACTTATATGTACAGACGTTAGGTATGTGTCATCAATCCAACCTCAACATACAGTGATCCAGGTCCCTCACAAAGATGACTGGTGCTGGAGCATGGATGCCCATAATGGTTCCGACATCCCTGATTATGGAGATGTTCAGGGAGGCACTTATTGTGCTCCAAACAAAGTCTGCATTAATTACTCCTGCATTCATCACTCTGTGCTCAACTATGACTGTAAACCAGAGGAAATGTGTCATGGGAAAGGAGTCTGCAACAATTTAAGGCACTGCCACTGTGAGTTTGGCTTTGCCCCCCCTGACTGTCAAAATCCAGGAAATGGGGGTAGTGTGGACAGTGGACCCCCGGGTCAGccaggtgataaaaatgttacCACTAATGTAACTGAACGTGGAAGTAGCAGTCGTCATGAGCGTAGTAGTGAAGACATAAACATTACGCTGCTACTTCTCATAATCCCTATATTTCTTGTAGTATTATTGTGTGGTCTACTTATACTCGCCTACCTCTGGTCAGAGGTAAAGGCAGTGGTGGTTGAACCAGAGGAGTCATCAGAGGAGTCGACAACATTGGAATCCGAGTTGACATCAGCAGATATGGTGCCACCACCAGAGGCAGCCCCGCCCCCGGAGGAGCCCCCTCCCCCGGAGGCCGCCCCGCCCCCGGAGGCCGCCCCGCCCCCGGAGGCAGCCCCGCCGCCCGAGGCCGCTCCGCCCCCCGAGGCCGCTCCGCCCCCCGAGGCCGCCCCGCCCCCGGAGTCTGCCCCGCCCCCGGAGTCTGCCCCGCCCCCGGAGGCCGCCCCACCCCCGGAGGCCGCCCCACCCCCGGAGTCTGCCCCACCCCCGGAGTCTGCCCCGCCCCCGGAGGCCGCCCCACCCCCGCAGTAG